A region of the Vicugna pacos unplaced genomic scaffold, VicPac4 scaffold_19, whole genome shotgun sequence genome:
ataacagggcttcagtgttagtggatgcaGGAATGGAAATGTGCAGATGGATATAAACATTTCTTTgatattagctacaggtttgatgactgcatgttggggagaTTTAGCCGATGTGAgggctgaatgtttgcatcccctcaaaatccatatgtcgaaaccccatctcccagggtgatggtatgggaggcggggcctttgggaggtgattactaggataaagtgaagtcatgagagtagagccctcatgaatgggattagtgccgttataaagggtcccagattgcttgcttctctctgctctctggcccatgaagatagagggaagacagccatcttcgagccatgaaggctattctctcccagatacattgacctcagcctccaaaacttaaggaacatgctggttgtttaagccacccgacccacggtaatttgttacagcatcccagactgacgaagacagagGAGAATGCCTCTGAGATTGACTCTGATTGCCTgcagaatgctgaaacccagggaagtgggcagcacagacgtttactcatttaatcctggcaaCGCGGTAAgagatagagtctacatatttctcgctatttaaaagggaaggaaaaagaggcacaaataacaacaacaacaacaacaacaacaataatttttccaagattcacacagaaccccctggaggcagagtgagaatttatgctcaggcaggctgaccccagagcccctgctcataactactaagtcagatcaccttgcttatgtggatcaatttttttcaagtgtgatatgagggtactgtgtccagtaacttataatttcaaaataactcactgtaagggaatcattagtcgcaggctttgcaaaccacagaaaactagacatacaaaaataacttgttagggcaagataaccaataatgtttttaaatattatacttgctGAACTTTTGCAatgaaatgtgtatttataattctgtctggctacagaataacttcataatcctgaatgtggctggtggctcccatggtgggcagcacgggcctagagaatttaagtgacttgtaCAGCCTCGCTCAGGAAGCtcatggtgggatcagagctataggctgggacttttccttcctatccaacaagtccctcttggaggcttagaagcttctcctttggtgcccagctgtctgtcCGTacatatgacatcttgtcaggtgtcccagcctgctcctgaacatcagccagaacccacttctgctcttttctggccagctggaccgcgggttggaagctccagctcagaGCCCGGGATCGaccccaaaggcttctcagctctgtcgcccgttaggcctttggcttctgcccggggccggggccggggcctccggctgtggaagtgcaaggtatGGGCTCCCGGGAAATGTtcaggctgctgggggagggcGGTCCGCGTGTCACAGCCCGCGAGGGCGAGAGTCAGCGtatgttcagctgaattgctccggccaggcccctctgccccggGGCCTCggccacacctgtccagggcgaGGTGTGAacctgccgcctctcgccccagccgggatcccctcagtccgaggctggcgtccccttcccctctcccgcctgcGAGAACTCTCCTCccaggcttcctctcctcggccgccgaccggTCCCCAcacctgggcgggctgtgtcccgcgcGGGCGGGGtgtgcggacccggacgggggcgggcggctggggctggcctccgagcggggctgccgCACGCGTCCCCCACCCAGCTCTCCCTGTCccacgaccccggggctgccctcctctccctttcccgctccctgtggaccagctcagtggcgtgggcgctgctccccgggctgagagcctcaggttgTAAataccagcttctcctggtggagtcgggaaaaggtagtggcagtgctgagggagcttctgtctccttgcttAGTATTTCGgacccaggtaagtaccttgaacactttcaggtgttatgatggcggtgcttgatgatgtcacgtgtttttatagtgagagggattttagtggtgaaagcagggcttggttcacctaaaaatgagctgaaggtatgaggctgtgacatcctccaggtTTCCCTCTCcgagggtgaaacgtgtgaccgtagattttagaaagatagttacagtccctaattagtccagcccagctagtgtgtgttaacaggaacagcaccaccagaggccttggagacccagggacattgcaatcctaaagagctcctggcacagtttagTTTGTTCTGGCTTTTtggttttcttaaattgtgtggcagactagttgtatagaggggaaaataattgtcaagaaatatttttttcatataacagctttattgtgactttgttcacacaccatgaagtccatccatttaaatggtacaattcagcagcttttagcatattcacagtgctgcaaccattattattccagaacatttttcatcacttcagaaagaacagtggaaatcaacgacctatccacccttccccagtgatgtttctaaagaagtttcttggctattcctgaccataaattaacttgttacattccatgaaaaatctggtaggaattctaataagaattacattgaatctgtctatcaaaacaggaataattaatgtctttatggcataaacttcttctaccaataaatatatctgagaccctaaattttcatctgtccagagcctggcccatgggaagtcctcacaaattgttgggcttgtgaatgatgagattctatacattcttagttgcaactgtagttttcacagaagagaaaagtaacctcagtgaagccaagtgacactctgatggtcagaaagggtgacagtcagttctggagtgatccagtggacttggtgcttgcaaccagaattctccaccacctacagctaaggggattacagtgttcttttatttttttaatgacttgcttttatttttctaattattttttattgaagtgtagttaacttacaatgttagtttcaggtgtacaggagaGATTCAGCTATAAAcagatgcatatgtatatacataagttttagattgtttttagtacaactcattacaagaacttgaatatagttccctgtgctatatagcaggtccttgtcatttattttatatttattaatgtgtatctgttaatcccccctttcctgcctgctaaacacagtttgtttctatgtccatgagtccatttctagcagcaccgtttttcctagttaatatatgctgcttggtggttttcagtttcagtaattccatcttatctgtgggcgtttttcttctggtgggcctgtatgtggttttcacacgtggtaacagaaatctgtatttgggagaattCCAGGCCTCaagtagtccctggtacagagcgcccactgagctgatgcttgaactgggaaaaaagcacagtaaatgttagaATTTCCACTATGATTGAGACTTCAAAGTTTCTATAATCTCTCTAGCCCACcttaattttggctgcacccatactgagTAAATTGGTGGAACTCCATGTTATGgtgatgtagagacagggccttgtatgcttcttctctttcctttttctaacactcattctcctgggcctcccagatcttcccacagtggtgcccagggctggcttggtgctgcactcaggcaatatttgttaataaggccctttcctcatctcttctcagcgtccgtttccttctctgcacaatgagaccatagactagataagtgcttttcagtttcttttaaagccatgtttcctttgagaaacagaaaatgcaaatctctcctcccatcccaaccgtttagattttgatacgtcctccaaggagtgacaaagttctttgtggaaaactgctgtgattgtgattccaggtggcacagaaaagactcttcagggatttattgcagggaaagggcaggaaaggggctgtatgtcacactttctagtgtgagcagtggagaaggggattgggtttaaatacggtgtccgATGTGGcttctctctaatcttgcacaatgcgataaacttctctccctcagtttcttcatgtgtcaagttggggtgatagtattttagggcttttgtgaaacattatacacataatccatttgtgtctcgttagaaacaagagctgctagggcgtcagtgatttctttaaaaaaaaaaaatcttgtccatagcactcagtctgtgtgtattttgaagttcctggagggtgagtgttgaaACTAAAGTCCATATtcggacaggtggcccatggttctctgtgccccagattgccccctcctccccagtcctcttcctctcagtccaggatgaagttcccttgtagatttacacagaagtcttgtggaaatggcatttcattttattgtttcacaaagaggggctgccatcatgatctctgtggtcaggttttggtgaactgaaggctatgcaattgggggtttctatttaataaaaagaaaaataaattataaatacaaacttagacctaggttggtgacaagggctcttggaagtggggaccactagatttgttagcttcaggtgcagtggcctctggccacgtaGACCCATCCTCGtgttctgaatttggagggaccagtgggttcagtgggaaatttaactgagtgtatctcatggtctaggaattgttctatttgtgctgtgtgttccttatttgagacagtgagctcatttaacctcaatatcctctttaaaaaattagacttttcattttgtgatgtaatgtagattcccatgttgtaagagataatatagAGAGGGCCTATGAactttttgcccagttttccttaatggttcgcTCTTGCAAAAttcgggtacaattcattactgactcactaaccctttgaagtttgtgttattgccttcatttctactcacgattaaactggggcttcgagaagcacgcaggcctgtccaggtcacccacatggttagtgcagagtctggtgaacttGGGCTTGGGATTTCTAGGCAGTACCACTATGATGCTCtatggcagggagcagcattcactttgcttgtttattcattcattcaacaaacatttattgagtaacctctgtgggtcagatgctttcataagGTTAtcagattcttcagcagtactgagaataaggtaaagttttctttttttttaatctgagaaaattagatgTGAGAAGTTATAACCTCCACCAAaggtaatatagctcataaaggagcgatagtaaatttctacatttccccctttttatgcaggtggtaccctaggcattttacatttacaaacttgcataatccagatatattcttgtaaggcaaggtttttttttaattgaagtatactcaagtttacaatgttgtgtcaattgcaagatgttttttgaaatttgaattaaaaaatattttttgaggagggtaagtgtgtttgtttatttgtttcatttattaaaatgaggtactggggtttgaacccaggacctcgtacatggtaagcacgtgctctaccactgaactgtaccctcctccccaaggcaagttttcttatccattattctgcagcttaggagttcaaacaaATTGGAATTGAAATCCTGATGTTtagatcccactgtggttcttttctctatattttgCTTAAAGGGATTTGGAAAGccgttcctttgttcatttctttattcagcagttttgagcactgactttgcatcagggtctggctaggtacttggaaacagaaaacaagaaatgactgcTGTGCATGCGCagcaagcctagaccaaaagctgggtaatgtgatcggaGCTACactagccatgtgcagacgctgaggacaaactgtacccccggctttgcttgcccttcccttgccttctggctggtacacacgaggtcaccgcaacccagaggggcgcacagcccacagcagagtatgtatctCGATCTCCTATCCCCTCTCTGCAGgggctgcaacatgagcatccctcactacgtgcagtgcgctgagaacGACCAGAATCTCCCCGTGATGGTAAAAGCCGTTGGAattatctcagaggagaattttttttgcatctataagcgaatctccttggtgagacagatcagcccgtgcggctcccagtgggcactctgtatccactatagGCACCACTATGCACCCGAGAATGAGTGGAGAAACTTCCAGACCCATTGCAAGGTCGTGGGctttgtcaccattaccgactgcctcttggccaaggccttcgagaagctccacgtgcagaggagctgtatggcacctcgttaatgactctcagctctttgtctttgtgctgtatggggaggtggccgagcagacgcgcacctaCGTGGCTTTCAATCTACGAGGCCTGCAGGCTGTCGGAGAAGAGGATCAAGGACTTCACTGGGTCACTCTTCATCATTCTGAAGTCCAAGTGGCTGAATAGGGCCCCCAACAAGTCTggagacaagatccccctcctctgcaccttGTTTGAGAAGGAgaacttcatgggactggacacagagagcaggtaagtCTACCTGTAGGACCGgacaccctggctgtgtgccggattgcttccctacatccaggaagggatcagcaaggaagaacgctgtcttgtagccaagggtggAGGAAGATGCAGCCCGccagtttacagacatttcaaagtgaatccccctttgtttcagagaggtccttttagggttagtgtggacacttcctcccgattttcagccaggaccactggtgggacccctggagtttctgtccaatagagtagccacagccactgatgctaggagtgctgaggaggaggctggtctgagctgacatgtactgtaggtcaaatgcacatcagacgctgaggcttgtctagaaaaaggaatgtattctatcttgttactttctatattgattacatgtcaaaatgatagtattttacatacagtagaataagtaagatcggttcttaaaatcattttctaatatttgtttttttgtttgtttgtttaatttttaaatgtggcaactgggaaactttctttacatggatctcatctcatttctgttgggcagcctgtcctgggacagtctcatccctttgcttatagatgagatgctgaatcccgagacgcagaacgaggcgctggttgagctgcagctggagccggtgtctcctgccttccaggcccagcagctattcggctcaggccctctctccctgcccgacagccaccatgccaggttaggacatcagaaacaccgccagggacttccgaatgaactccttatgcagggaatgTTGTGTCAcggagtatgggacagagcagggaaaggttcctcctcactttgcccctgtgattaggtcaaaggcctcactttgcctcggaagtgcagacgagctcttctgggcagcctaccccctcaccctctgctctgtttccccatgtgTCTATcttgctgtccctcgggcagtaaaggttgagatgcctttgccgagaggtggttccacattgctggggagagtgaggcaaGTTGTGtacccccggcctacggcctcgggctttgagtctggagagcgctcatggcggtcccaaagGTGACGGTtggaggacctggcacgtgctgccgggcccgctgtggaggcggtgctctgtgattcttgaacatacctaagatcagatcctactttctggttgttggtcagttggaggagaagatgccagagaattgataaaaagaatgtccagtccagccctgtgagtgagaggcacaggggacccgagtcccaccagCGAGTGGTGCCTGGTgaactctggatgaattttcagttcctccccggacatgcctctgtggcttaaggaaggggcaaggcatgtcgtgTCCAAGatctgtcctcacagggccctgtgatctacatgtccgcactccccttctgctccttggagattaggtggcaggtttaggagcctgggcactgctgaaggcacagctgccagcaccgggcttctcccagactgactccattcacctcacctgtcacctcctgctgggcccccaggcgttagtcaaggtaggtacatcggtgcaacataagcagggaccaccttatcCCCCTGCACatactggtgggtgagcagtggaagcctggagccctgccccagccccctggacagtgcttcctcttttgtcataagaggcactggtgacatttttgctcagcaactgcttggctctgagtctgtagacccaccagagaatgccagcttgtttttgcattttgaagtctgcccttgggatttggcggagtagctggatgtgtgcttagcacatagtggttgacactgtccccattgtttacccagaacctcgtgtaccaggcatggctctcggcatcaaaatacagcagcgcattaaacctccctccaggtgggtctgtctgttttggtacaataagcgcccagccagcatctgaacgtcagtgagttaacgcggccagtgagctcgggtcaagcacgttcttctccagtcacttttactccattgttgcttttactattccacagtcattaatttataaagcaatgctttggtgcaggatcagagcctaattctctcctgctactcttggtggcagtgagtaaaactgtccagcctgaaTTGCGACAaaattttgtagctcaaaagctatctagatgcaggtggagttttggttaggggagctgatcaCGTTGGtgtccccggcagcgccgctccccacagtctcctgccttccctggagcaggaggttagtGAAGGTCTCACCatcccgcgtccctggcctcacacactcaactAAGCTCTTGTACAgtctgtcaaagtcatttttgttcttctgtgtttctaattttcgcttgttcctcttttcctttttctttttttcctttttctcttgtactgcccagtgaggatgttgttgcgtctgaaaaggtgagatgtgcacaccctgcattggaaatagccacatcgccctccgtactgtctccattgctttaaaaagcaaaaacttaacagctcacttgattcatgtattatcctagtcatctatttattttgtaattttttggaatatttgcttccttagcacattacccactggtgtttgatacctgttaaaatccttgctttgaggaacctgtttggtcctccttatatttggtgacaaatgcgcccttaaaaaatttgtttgttttcaagaagtgagatgcgaattgatttaggctgctgctgagggattcttttcatggagtatttaaattggaaagtcaaagtctgcagcatcttgcttgattcgggcttttacacaaacgtgctcggcatgtggttcctggctgtcgctgtgtgacgtgcgtgacggcgtttCCAGGCAGGCGGTCACTGGTGTGGTAGTGGCCGGCTcgagggtgagcagctgcaggggacgttgtttgaggaagcagtcactattttttttgcattcaacttccccgtgccatttagtttactttgccttcataaaggagcAGTATcgtgtctaaaatccatgccactcttttgttccctttacgaggctggtttctctgagtatcaggaatacatggccttctccgaagaggctgGCTCACCTGTATCTGGTGGACAAatggaccgctaaaggggaccgtaggttccactctgtttcagccagtgggcattcatagccgggtctgtggtttgcctcagcagccgtgctggcctccctgcaccggcgtttattttaacccatgttggcagtaaatagctgactccgtgtctgttgcagctgacgtccaccactgacggccgtgtcgttagtttgcggtagtgagtctccgaCACCTCAGTCagccgtgaaggaagatgctttggccgacctaggacgttgcattctcacccccaccatgaTTCATCTCACctgggggaagggtttggccaccaccatcatgctgaccatgaggcgttgtttcttctttcatgctctggtccaaatgtcgaCTCTGCGtttttcactgacttggtctcgtttGAGACAGACCAGAatttctgaatgagtccatcacattctgggcggggaacagaacagaactaAGTGTCGCAAG
Encoded here:
- the LOC140692919 gene encoding trafficking protein particle complex subunit 9-like; translated protein: MPLRLTLIACRMLKPREVGSTDVYSFNPGNALDRGLEAPAQSPGSTPKASQLCRPLGLWLLPGAGAGASGCGSARGCNMSIPHYVQCAENDQNLPVMVKAVGIISEENFFCIYKRISLVRQISPCGSQWALCIHYRHHYAPENEWRNFQTHCKVVGFVTITDCLLAKAFEKLHVQRSCMAPR